CGATGATGAGATTGACGCCTGCCTTTGCGGCGACGGGTGCGTTGACCGCGGTTGCGGGTGCGACGGTGAAGTCGAGGAGGACGTCTGTCTTGCTCTCCTTCAGGACCTTCTCGAGGTCCTTGGGGTCGGAGACGGGGACGTCGATCTTCCCGAGACCGGCGATCTCTCCGATGTCCTTTCCGACGTTCACGAGGTCGAAGGCCGCGGAGACGGTGATGCCCTCGGTGGCCATGATGCGGCGGACGATCATCTGTCCCATCCTTCCGCATGCGCCGACCAGAGCTGCCCTGACCTCGGCCATCAGAAGGCCTCCATGGAAACGGTAGAAGCGTTCATTGTGATCGCCTCTGCAATCTTTAAAATGATATTTAATCAGTTGGTGGGACTCGCTCGAAGGCGTACCACTTGCCGTCCTTCAGCACCAGCATTATCTCCTTCTGGTCGGCGGTGCCGGTGGCGCTGAAATCATATGCCTTGCCGTCCACTTCCATCGACTTGGTGATCAGTCCGAGGTCGAATGGATACTCGGTGGTGGTCTCGCAGCCATAGTAATCGAACTGTGCCCCGGAGATGGTGACATTGTCCTTGCGGATGCCGTATCCGTCGATCAGAGTTGCGCCGCATGATGGGAGAGCCACGGACTCGATGGCGTGTCCGGGGAAGAGGGTGACTCCCGCGGAGTATCCAGCGGCATTGTGGAGGGCGGCGAGGAGGATGCTAGTATCCTCGCAGTCACCCATTCCGGTGTAGATGGTCTCGGCAGGGTATGCCCAGTAGTCGGTACTGTCCACATAGTCCTTCGAATAAACACCGTAGATGTACGCGTCATAGTCGTATTGGAAGCACACCTGCACGAACTGTGCCAGGTAGTTGGCGTATGCGTATCTGTCGGAGATGTCCCCTCCCGCATCCACGTAGACTCCGCGGAGCTGGGATTCGAGATTCTTGACGATTGTACCGCCGGCAGCGAGGTTCTCCAGGTCGTAGTACTCGCAGTAGTTCCTGTAGGATTTGCCGCCGGAATAGTACTTGGAGCATATGTTGCCGAAATCGAAGAGGTTCTTCGCGTAGTAAGTCTCGTACTCGGCATATTGGAACTCATATGTCATGGAGTAATCACCCCAAGAGTACTGCCTCACCACGGTACCGGTGGAATCCATAGAACCGTTGCCCTGGACGTAATCGAAGGATGCTAGGATACGCACGTCGTACGTATGGAAGGGGCCGTCGGTGCTGTAAAGGTCGAAGCATACCCCGTAGCTGCCGTATGTCATCTTGCTAGCAGGAAATATTGCGAGGGGAGCCTCTGCGGCGTTGGTGCTTCCGGGGACGTTCTCCGGATAGGTGAACGTGTAGGTGGTATCGCCGTGACTTACTGCCATGACGATCTTTGCCCAATCATATGATGAATTTCCGGTATAGTCTGTGACGAGAGTCTTCCATGCGGGATCGTATCCCGCAAGGGTGATCACCATGCTCCCGGAGCTGTTGAATGATAACGACAGAAGACCTTCGGAGAAGCCGTCATCGACGGCCTTCCCGATCACCGCGTAATCCTTGTTCTCCGATGAAAGGTTGTAGACGTTGGTGCCGACTGACGGTTCGCCGACCTTCAGGGTGCAGGTCGCTGTACCGGCCCTTACCGTCGAATAGTAACTCCCATACACCGGATTCACGTCTTCCTCTAGCGTAGCCGTGATGGTTACCGTGCTCCCGGCTGTTGCAGAGCCTGTGAACGTCACCACCCCCTTGTCCACCGTAGCAAGGCTGGTATCGCTGGAGGTCCAGGTCACGACGGAGGGGTCCACCCCGTACTGTGGCAGAATAATGACTTCGGGATCGTCGGTGACGATGTCCGATGACGAGAGGGCGAAATCCACCTCATTGATGTCCTCATCCGACAGGAACACCGTGTACACTGCGAACAGCGCGACGGCGGCTGCCATGATGACTATCGCGAGGGGGAAGAACGAACCCCTCTTCGGTGACGTCACGGCGTATCCTGCCATGAGTATCAGATGACGTCATCCGATTTAGATTTAGACGTACAGATGCATCTGCTCGTCAAGCATCCTGCGGCACTCGATGACAGAGATCTTCATCTCAACGTCGCCCTTGTCCGCAAGCCCCTGATACATCTTCATGGCCTTACGGATGTCCTGTGTGACACCGAATCCGTGCTGGTAGCAGAATGCGACGTTCTGGATCCCGGTATCGGAACCTGCCTCGCTTGCTTTGCAATAGTAGCTGAACGCCTTCTGTGGATCCCTCTCGACGCCCAGGCCGACGGCGTACATCATGCCCATGAAAGAGAGCGCCTTGTGGTATCCCCTGTCCGCGGAGGCGGCCATCATCCTGATGCCCTCGGATTGGCTGATGGAGTTCGGGAAAAGACCGCTGATGCCGGCGTATCCGATCTCGTACTGGCATTCGGGATCGCCGATGGATGCTCCGAGCCAATACCACTCTATGGCCACATGGGGATCCTGCTCGGTGCCGATGCCCTTCTCGTACATCAGGCCCATCCAGTGCTCGTATCCGCCCTTTCCGAATTCCGAGAACTGTTTGCAGACCAGGAACGCGAGCCTCTCCTCCTTGAAACCGTAGATGAGGTTGCCTACGGTCTCCCAGCGGGAGCCCACGTCTCCGACCAGCCCTCTGAGGTATGACTGGCACAGTTGTTTGTCCTCCGGGAACGATTGCTGAATCTCCGTAATCTCGTCCTGGTCCATTGATTTTCCCCTATGCGGAGTGATTGCAAGTTGGAATATATATCCAAGTACGAACAGGTTCGGTTATTGTTCGCGAAGATTGCATAATCGGATTGCCTGGCTCCTTACAAAGGGGTGATAATTGTCATATTTTGAATATGATTCTATAAAATATTACATTATTCTGTATTGTAATGTATTTATAAACAATAACTCAATTCTTTTCCCGCTCCGCATGTCGTGACGGGGCAGGTGATCGAAAGATGACCCGGAAGGAGGTGAATGTAATAGCCGTGGCTATGGCTCTCACAGCCGCGGCGGCGGTGCTCCTTGTGATAGCGGGGATGCCGTCGGACGAAAGCAATCCGGAGGATGTCCGCATATTTGACGGACAGCTCCCAGGATCTGACGTGTTCAGGGACTATTCCGGCACGGTCATCTGCAATCTGCAGACCGGTTTCCCGATGGTCCTTGAAGGGGGCCTGTTCTCGAACATGGGCACAGGCGATATGCTGGTCGTCAACGTGATCGTGGACGGCGCCGTGTATTACAGCTGGAAATTCTCCGGATCGGACAACCTGTCCCCGAATTACGGCGGACAGGACATCGACCTCTAGATATCGTCCGAAAGGCCTCATGCCTGGGAACATGTGCTTACCTTTGAAGATGGCAACGGCACCCTCCCGTTCCCAGCGGAGGTGACGTACCGTCTCGATGAGGATGGGATGTTCGCCCTCTTCTACCGCACCCATGACTCCGACGAGCGCATGGAAGACTGCGAGTCCAGGGGAGGATACGCCTGTTTCACGATAGCCCACTGCTCCCAGTACGCCCTCTGCCGCCTAGTGCCCGTGAGCATCGAGGGCGACGTCACGGTCACTGACGGCAAGTCGGACATCGCGAACGGCGGGCTCATTCCCTGCGGCACCGTGCTCACGGCGGCACCGAAGGAGATACCGGGGATGGATCCGGAGGTCTCCATCAACCAGTCTGCGACCCTCTGCGTGACGGTGGACCGCGAGGTGTACGTTCACTGTACCCATATGCCGTCGGATCCTGCGTACGTTCCGGAATACTGCGTGAACTTCGCGGACGTGCAGGGATGCAGCTTCATCCCCGTATCCGCATATCCTGCGCCGGAAGGGTCGGAGTTCCTTTTCATGGTCTCTGTCGATGACGGTTATTCCCTCGATTCGGTCGGATGCGACACCGCCGAGGTTTCGTTCGTGAACGGCGCTTATCGGTTCACAGTCTCGGGAGATGCATTCGTTTCCGCTGCCCTGTCGAGGATCGAATGCCTCTTAAACGGCTTCGTCACGTCCGGAGGCGCCCCTGTCGCAGGAGCATCCGTTCATCTCGCAGGTTCGGAGGATGTGACCGATGCGAACGGCGAGTTCTCCCTCACAGTTCTCTACGGTACCGAAGGCACTCTCGCCGTCGGTGCTACGGGTTTCTTCACCGCATCCGTACCCTTCGGACCGGTCACATACGATACGAACCTGGGATGTACCGAGCTGTCCCCTCTGCTGTTCACCGTACGGATCGTGCCCGACGACCCGGAGGCGGGAAGCGTTACTATCGGTACCGTCAACGATGTCCCGTACGGTACACCTGTATCCATATCGGGACCGGAGATTGATGTTGGCGGCACGCTTTCCCGCGCCGAGGCGTTCTCGGAGACCCGTCAGTACGCGTTCTCATTCCTCGGATTCGGATCGGAATCGGACCAAGTGACCTCGGACTTGACCATACTGGCACATTTCGGGAAGGTCCTCAAGACATACGAGCTGAGGATAGAGACCGGCGACGGCCACTTCCCCTCGGTACCGAGCGGATGGAGAACGGGATCCCATAGGATAATGGGGCCCTGCGGTTACGGTACGACGTTAGCGGACCTTGAGGGATTGCTGTCCACGATAATTCCTCCAGACGGGAAGACGGTTTCCGGATGGGCATTGGTAAACGGGTTCGAGGACGGGCATCTCGTGTCCGGGGGGACGATGCGTGCGGTGTACGCATGAATCATTTGCCGAACTGGAACTCCCAGTGGTAGCGCACCTGCAGCATACCCGTGAGGGGGTCCACCCCGTAGTATTTCTGGTAAAGTGTGTTGGAGGAGGTCTCATCGATAGCAGCTGCGGCGTCTTCGGAGGAGATGGGTATCACCTGCAGGCATGCGACCTTCCAGGACCTAAGCGGACCGCAGGAGAAGAAGAACCTGGTACCGGGACCGAACACATGGGGATAGGCCATGAATGCATACTGGACCTTTCCGTCGTGTTCCAGCGGAAGGATCGAACCGAGCATGACCGTGCCGCCGGTCTCGTGGTGGAAGGCTGCGGCCTTCTTCAGCAGGGCGATGTGGAAATCCCACTTCTCCCTATCCTCCTCCGGCCCCCACTCCGCGGGAAGGAATATGATGAACTCGTTCCTCCTGCGGACCATCTTCCTCTCGGTCCTCCCGCCGATTCTGAAAGGAGGATTCTCGGATTCGCACGCGCCCACGGTGGCGATCTTCCAGAACCAGAAACTCGGAGTCGGCGGATAGATCGCGATCTGCACGGGGAACGTATCGGACGGGTCCGGCGGCTCGACGGACATGGGCATCTCCCCGGTCAGGCCGAGGAGGCCCTTCTCCACTCCGCGCAGAACAGATGCGTCCATGGGATTGAATCCGATTCATCCGTAAAATATCTATTGAACGGGCTTAAAGCCGGCGGAAGAAGACTCGCAAGAATAGAAAAATATCGCCCCTGGCACATGTCTGTGCCGGGGGCTTGAACGGTTTCTGGTTTATGCCATGAGTCCCGCGTCGCGGAGCTCGGCGGCGATCTTGTCGACCGCACGGACGACGTCCTCGGGGACCTTGGCGCCGGTGCAGACCATCTTTCCGGATCCGAAGAGGAGGACGACGACCTTGGGGTCATCGAGCCTGTAGACGAGTCCGGGGAACTGCTCGGGCTCGTACTCGACCTTCTCGAGTCCGAGGGTGATGGCGACGGTGTTCAGGTTGATCTCCTGTCCGAGATCGGAGGAAGCGACGATGTTCTGAACCTCGATCTTGGGTTCGATTGTGATCTTGATGTCAGCCTGCTCGAGGTCCTTTGCAACCTTGGTGATGGCTGCCTTGACCTCATCGTAGCTCTTTCCTCCGGTGCAGACGATCTTTCCGCTGCGGAAGAGAAGTGTGGCGGTCTTGGGCTCCTTGAGCCTGTAGACGAGTCCGGGGAACTGCTGGGGGTTGTACTCCGCACCCTCCAGAGAATCCTCGATCTTGTTGAGATCGAGTTCCTGTCCAAGGGAGGTGGACGCGACGACGTTCTCAATCTTCATGTTTGCCAAACATTTCACCTGCA
This is a stretch of genomic DNA from Thermoplasmatales archaeon BRNA1. It encodes these proteins:
- a CDS encoding Sel1 repeat protein — its product is MDQDEITEIQQSFPEDKQLCQSYLRGLVGDVGSRWETVGNLIYGFKEERLAFLVCKQFSEFGKGGYEHWMGLMYEKGIGTEQDPHVAIEWYWLGASIGDPECQYEIGYAGISGLFPNSISQSEGIRMMAASADRGYHKALSFMGMMYAVGLGVERDPQKAFSYYCKASEAGSDTGIQNVAFCYQHGFGVTQDIRKAMKMYQGLADKGDVEMKISVIECRRMLDEQMHLYV
- a CDS encoding TATA binding protein of transcription factor TFIID, giving the protein MKIENVVASTSLGQELDLNKIEDSLEGAEYNPQQFPGLVYRLKEPKTATLLFRSGKIVCTGGKSYDEVKAAITKVAKDLEQADIKITIEPKIEVQNIVASSDLGQEINLNTVAITLGLEKVEYEPEQFPGLVYRLDDPKVVVLLFGSGKMVCTGAKVPEDVVRAVDKIAAELRDAGLMA